The DNA region CTCCTGATGATTTGGTAGTATCATTACAAACCATATCCGAAGTTAAAAATAACTTATTTGCTGTAAGCGACCAGCGGCCTGTTGTTGTATCAGAATTGCATTGGAAATTGACATAAGAGCAACTGTTATCGCTGTTGAAAATAAAATATTGAGTTATTGTGCATGTAGTGTCAAGCACATCGGTAGATATTTTAGAATCACCTACGTAATTATACACTTCTATTGAAGCAATTTGCCACTTCCCAGCCAATAACCCAGGTATGTGGCTTAAGTTATCTTTCTTGCATGAATTAACAATCAGCGCAATGCTTATTAAAAACAGGAAAAACAACAGCGGAGTTCTTTTCATTTATTAAAG from Mucilaginibacter sp. SJ includes:
- a CDS encoding lipocalin family protein translates to MKRTPLLFFLFLISIALIVNSCKKDNLSHIPGLLAGKWQIASIEVYNYVGDSKISTDVLDTTCTITQYFIFNSDNSCSYVNFQCNSDTTTGRWSLTANKLFLTSDMVCNDTTKSSGGTSKPFANAKIVTLGNYSLVLETGDVEPNYSATKKRRVMRYGFIRQKISSTQ